From the Micromonospora lupini genome, one window contains:
- a CDS encoding carbohydrate ABC transporter permease, with translation MNSVHRLLPRPLQIGLTVVLLTIVGAPVGYVLLASVNTDLAVAAGEFWPERISVGNYVRIWSTVPLGRGLANSLLVAGTVAVTCAAVAVFSAYVLVRHRFRGRRTVLRALLGMQSIPGTLLLLPVFVLFATIGSSLGVPTIGTRWSLVVTYLTFGLPFSTWIMVTYLRELPGELIEAARVDGAGSWQILLRVVIPLSWPGLIVAAVFAFLLGWNDVLFASVMTDVDTRTAAVVLQVFGSAQEGGAIPPYGQMMAAALVCAAPVVVLYLAFQRYIVSGLTSGGVK, from the coding sequence ATGAACTCCGTGCATCGCCTGCTGCCGCGACCACTGCAGATCGGCCTGACGGTGGTCCTGCTGACCATCGTCGGCGCGCCGGTCGGCTACGTCCTTCTCGCCTCGGTCAACACCGACCTGGCCGTGGCCGCCGGTGAGTTCTGGCCGGAGCGGATCAGCGTCGGCAACTACGTCCGGATCTGGTCGACGGTCCCGCTCGGCCGGGGGCTCGCGAACAGCCTGCTCGTCGCCGGCACGGTGGCGGTGACCTGCGCGGCGGTCGCGGTCTTCTCGGCGTACGTCCTGGTCCGGCACCGGTTCCGGGGCCGGCGCACCGTGCTGCGCGCGCTGCTGGGCATGCAGTCGATCCCCGGCACGCTGCTGCTCCTGCCGGTCTTCGTGCTCTTCGCGACGATCGGCAGCAGCCTCGGCGTGCCGACGATCGGCACCCGGTGGTCGCTTGTCGTCACCTACCTCACGTTCGGGCTGCCGTTCTCCACCTGGATCATGGTGACCTACCTGCGTGAGCTCCCCGGCGAGCTGATCGAGGCCGCCCGCGTCGACGGCGCCGGGAGCTGGCAGATCCTGCTGCGTGTCGTCATCCCGCTGAGCTGGCCGGGCCTGATCGTCGCGGCGGTCTTCGCGTTCCTGCTCGGCTGGAACGATGTGCTGTTCGCCTCGGTCATGACCGACGTGGACACCCGCACCGCGGCGGTCGTGCTGCAGGTCTTCGGATCGGCGCAGGAGGGCGGCGCAATCCCGCCGTACGGGCAGATGATGGCCGCCGCCCTCGTCTGCGCGGCTCCGGTGGTCGTCCTCTACCTCGCCTTCCAGCGGTACATCGTCAGTGGGCTGACCTCGGGAGGTGTGAAGTGA
- a CDS encoding sugar phosphate isomerase/epimerase family protein: MTAWTLSGFGDEIDPEPAVQLAVLGALGARHIEVRSAWGTNVVELGDAQLDALAEAVDARGMAVSAVASPVGKVDVTTEDGGELDRLRAAVAAAHRLGSRYVRIFSFYRPAGVAPAEIRAAVLARMRAFAALAEDSGVVLLHENEKDIYGDVPQRVADLVEAVDSPALRVAWDNANFVQVGVRPYDDGYALLRPHLEYLQVKDAIAATAEVVPAGHGDGQLLRTLTALRDDGYAGFASLEPHLASQHELGGFSGPAEFGRAARAFVNLTASIGVHLR, from the coding sequence GTGACGGCGTGGACCCTGTCCGGCTTCGGCGACGAGATCGATCCCGAGCCGGCGGTGCAGCTCGCGGTGCTCGGTGCCCTCGGTGCCCGGCACATCGAGGTGCGCAGCGCGTGGGGCACCAACGTGGTGGAGCTCGGCGACGCCCAACTGGACGCCCTGGCCGAGGCGGTCGACGCGCGCGGCATGGCGGTCTCGGCGGTCGCGTCGCCCGTCGGGAAGGTCGACGTGACCACCGAGGACGGCGGTGAGCTCGACCGGCTGCGCGCCGCGGTGGCGGCCGCGCACCGGCTGGGCAGCCGGTACGTCCGGATCTTTTCGTTCTACCGCCCCGCCGGGGTCGCCCCGGCCGAGATCCGCGCGGCGGTGCTGGCGCGGATGCGGGCCTTCGCGGCCCTCGCCGAGGACTCCGGCGTCGTGCTGCTGCACGAGAACGAGAAGGACATCTACGGCGATGTGCCGCAGCGGGTCGCCGACCTCGTCGAGGCTGTCGACTCGCCCGCGCTGCGTGTCGCCTGGGACAACGCGAACTTCGTGCAGGTCGGGGTGCGGCCCTACGACGACGGGTACGCGCTGCTGCGCCCGCACCTGGAGTACCTGCAGGTCAAGGACGCGATCGCGGCCACCGCCGAGGTCGTGCCCGCCGGCCACGGCGACGGCCAGCTGCTGCGGACGCTCACGGCGCTGCGCGACGACGGCTATGCCGGCTTCGCCTCCCTCGAACCGCACCTCGCCAGCCAGCACGAACTCGGCGGATTCTCCGGCCCCGCCGAGTTCGGCCGGGCGGCGCGCGCGTTCGTGAACCTCACCGCTTCGATAGGAGTGCATCTTCGATGA
- a CDS encoding Gfo/Idh/MocA family protein, whose protein sequence is MTALNVVITGSGVIARTHAGAILRHPGLRLTALADPDPQANDRLAGWIGEQGGPPPARYASLGEALAAEAADLVVVCTPSGTHADLAEEALAAGVHVLVEKPLDASLPAARRIARVATDAEAAGQVCAVVCQHRFDPASAAIAARVRAGDLGRLTSAVASVPWWRGQRYYDSAGWRGTWEQDGGGAAMNQGVHTVDLLLWMFGRPEEVFAYTGVLAHEQVEVEDVAVAAIRFADGPLAVLHATTAAYPGLGVRLQVHGSQGSAVIHDDQLEYLHIADVPDPSAYADGPDRSGDAVPPSQLRGATKPDDAFVTGHLRQYHDTVEAILGGRRPGVTAVEALLDVAVVKAVYLSAHLRRPVSVPAVLAGDFDDVLAAVEGSAATVSSVLRAGVAR, encoded by the coding sequence ATGACCGCCCTCAACGTTGTGATCACGGGCAGCGGGGTCATCGCCCGCACCCACGCCGGGGCGATCCTGCGGCACCCCGGACTGCGCCTCACCGCGCTCGCCGACCCGGACCCGCAGGCCAACGACCGGCTCGCCGGGTGGATCGGCGAGCAGGGCGGCCCCCCGCCGGCCCGGTACGCCTCGCTGGGCGAGGCCCTCGCGGCCGAGGCGGCAGACCTGGTGGTGGTCTGCACGCCCAGCGGTACGCACGCCGACCTCGCCGAGGAGGCCCTCGCGGCCGGCGTGCACGTGCTCGTCGAGAAGCCCCTCGATGCCTCCCTGCCGGCGGCCCGCCGCATCGCCCGGGTCGCCACGGACGCCGAGGCGGCCGGTCAGGTCTGCGCGGTGGTCTGCCAACACCGGTTCGACCCGGCGAGCGCCGCGATCGCTGCCCGGGTGCGCGCCGGCGACCTGGGGCGGCTCACCTCGGCGGTGGCCAGCGTGCCGTGGTGGCGGGGCCAGCGGTACTACGACTCGGCGGGCTGGCGCGGCACCTGGGAACAGGACGGCGGCGGCGCTGCCATGAACCAGGGCGTGCACACCGTGGACCTGCTGCTGTGGATGTTCGGCCGGCCCGAGGAGGTGTTCGCCTACACCGGCGTCCTCGCCCACGAGCAGGTCGAGGTGGAGGACGTCGCCGTGGCGGCGATCCGGTTCGCCGACGGGCCGCTCGCCGTGCTGCACGCCACCACCGCGGCGTACCCGGGCCTCGGCGTGCGGTTGCAGGTGCACGGCTCGCAGGGGTCCGCGGTGATCCACGACGACCAGCTGGAATACCTGCACATCGCCGACGTCCCGGACCCGTCCGCGTACGCCGACGGGCCCGACCGGTCCGGCGACGCCGTGCCACCGTCGCAGCTGCGGGGGGCGACCAAGCCCGACGACGCCTTCGTGACCGGGCACCTGCGGCAGTACCACGACACGGTCGAGGCGATCCTCGGCGGCCGGCGACCGGGGGTCACGGCGGTCGAGGCGCTGCTCGACGTCGCCGTGGTCAAGGCGGTGTACCTCTCGGCGCACCTGCGTCGGCCGGTGTCGGTGCCGGCGGTGCTGGCCGGCGACTTCGACGACGTGCTCGCCGCCGTCGAGGGCTCCGCGGCCACGGTGTCCTCCGTCCTGCGGGCGGGGGTGGCGCGATGA
- a CDS encoding sugar phosphate isomerase/epimerase family protein produces the protein MRWSVFTASTPDWTPEETVGQLAAQGWDGVEWRVTDQEPARPPGFWAGNRATVPLTGLEGELTRIATITREAGLALSGLGAYVPAADHGNVERVLAAAAALGAERVRVTMPQLGSGDYRELMAGTRRDLAWIAGRAAEHGVTALVELHHGTIVASASAAMRLLDGLPPEHAGVIHDIGNLTIEGFEDPLAGFQLLGPYLAHVHVKNVAWRVSGTRDDGGPRWSAEWAPLREGQADLAAYLGALRRVGYDGWVTVEDFSTAVPLAQRTRDNLAYLRELDLRVRAEMAGR, from the coding sequence ATGAGGTGGTCGGTGTTCACGGCGTCCACGCCGGACTGGACGCCGGAGGAGACGGTCGGGCAGTTGGCCGCGCAGGGCTGGGACGGCGTCGAGTGGCGGGTCACCGACCAGGAACCGGCCCGGCCGCCCGGGTTCTGGGCCGGCAACCGGGCGACCGTCCCGTTGACCGGGCTGGAGGGTGAGCTGACCCGGATCGCCACGATCACCCGCGAGGCCGGGCTGGCGCTGTCCGGGCTCGGGGCGTACGTGCCGGCGGCCGACCACGGCAACGTCGAGCGGGTGTTGGCCGCGGCCGCCGCGCTGGGCGCGGAACGGGTCCGGGTGACCATGCCGCAACTGGGCAGCGGCGACTACCGGGAGCTGATGGCCGGTACCCGCCGAGACCTGGCGTGGATTGCCGGACGGGCGGCGGAGCACGGGGTGACCGCGCTGGTCGAGCTGCACCACGGCACCATCGTCGCCTCGGCGTCGGCGGCGATGCGGCTGCTCGACGGCCTGCCGCCGGAGCATGCCGGGGTCATCCACGACATCGGCAACCTGACCATCGAGGGGTTCGAGGATCCGCTGGCCGGTTTCCAGCTGCTCGGCCCGTACCTGGCGCACGTGCACGTGAAGAACGTCGCGTGGCGGGTGAGCGGCACCCGGGACGACGGGGGACCGCGCTGGTCGGCCGAGTGGGCGCCGCTGCGGGAGGGACAGGCCGACCTGGCGGCCTATCTCGGCGCGCTGCGCCGGGTCGGCTACGACGGGTGGGTGACGGTCGAGGACTTCTCCACCGCCGTGCCGCTGGCTCAGCGGACCCGGGACAACCTGGCCTACCTTCGGGAGTTGGACCTGCGGGTACGTGCGGAGATGGCGGGACGCTGA
- a CDS encoding discoidin domain-containing protein codes for MQRSVSRVSRTGRRRSALAAAVSGLAVIVTYALAVTTPSATAAAAGCGTANVALNRPAIASSVENSRLSAANAVDGSATTRWSSAFSDPQWLQVDLGASTDVCEVVLTWQTSYAKAFQIQVSPDGVGNWSSLYSTATGSGGTQTIPVSGTGRFLRVYGTTRATGYGYSIFELVVHSGSTPTTPPPTTAPPTTGPPIPGGGDLGSNVIVFDPSMSSSSIQSKLDQVFATQETNQFGTQRYALLFKPGSYTGLNAQLGFYTSIAGLGQNPVGVQINGDVTVDAGWMAGNATQNFWRSAENMSITPVSGRDRWAVAQAAPFRRMDVHGGMTLASPNCGWASGGYIADSRISGTVSPCSQQQWYTRDSQVGGWNGGVWNVVFSGVAGAPANTFPTPPYTVVPKTPVSREKPYLYTDSSGAYRVFVPSLRTNSSGVTWAAGNTAGTSLPLTQFYVAHPGDSAATINSALAQGLNLLFTPGVYHVGQTINVTRPDTVVLGLGFATLIADNGVTAMNVADVNGVKVAGLLFDAGTTRSPSLLQVGQSGANANHAANPISLQDVLLRVGGAGPAAVTNALVVNSNNTIIDHIWAWRADHGAGAGWTTNPSDTGLVVNGADVTALGLFVEHFQKYNVIWNGNGGRTIFFQNELPYDPPSAAAWSHDGITGYAAYKVANSVTSHEAWGLGSYCVFTADPSIAAYHSFEVPVNPNVRFHDVLTVSLGKGSITHAINDTGGAALPSSVTPHNVISYP; via the coding sequence ATGCAACGCTCCGTCAGCAGGGTGAGCCGGACCGGCAGACGCCGGTCCGCACTCGCCGCGGCCGTGTCCGGGCTGGCCGTGATCGTCACCTACGCCCTCGCCGTGACCACCCCCTCCGCCACCGCCGCCGCAGCCGGCTGCGGCACCGCCAACGTCGCCCTGAACCGGCCGGCCATCGCCTCGTCCGTGGAGAACAGCCGGCTGTCGGCGGCCAACGCCGTGGACGGCAGTGCCACGACCCGCTGGTCCAGCGCGTTCAGCGACCCGCAATGGCTCCAGGTGGACCTCGGTGCCAGCACCGATGTCTGCGAGGTCGTCCTCACCTGGCAGACGTCGTACGCGAAGGCGTTCCAGATCCAGGTCTCACCCGACGGGGTCGGCAACTGGTCGTCGCTCTACTCCACGGCCACCGGCAGCGGCGGCACGCAGACCATCCCGGTCAGCGGCACCGGCCGCTTCCTGCGGGTGTACGGCACCACTCGGGCTACCGGCTACGGATACTCGATCTTCGAGCTGGTGGTGCACAGCGGCTCGACGCCCACGACCCCGCCGCCCACCACCGCGCCGCCCACGACCGGCCCGCCCATTCCCGGTGGGGGCGACCTCGGCTCCAACGTCATTGTGTTCGACCCGTCGATGTCGTCGTCCAGCATCCAGTCGAAGCTGGACCAGGTGTTCGCCACGCAGGAGACGAACCAGTTCGGCACGCAGCGGTACGCGCTGCTGTTCAAGCCCGGCTCGTACACCGGCCTCAACGCCCAGTTGGGTTTCTACACCTCGATCGCCGGCCTCGGGCAGAACCCGGTCGGCGTGCAGATCAACGGTGACGTCACCGTCGACGCGGGCTGGATGGCCGGCAACGCGACGCAGAACTTCTGGCGCTCGGCGGAGAACATGTCGATCACTCCGGTGTCGGGCCGGGACCGGTGGGCGGTGGCCCAGGCGGCGCCGTTCCGGCGGATGGACGTGCACGGCGGAATGACCCTCGCCTCGCCCAACTGCGGGTGGGCCAGCGGCGGGTACATCGCCGACAGTCGGATCAGCGGCACGGTCAGCCCGTGCTCGCAGCAGCAGTGGTACACCCGGGACAGTCAGGTCGGCGGCTGGAACGGCGGCGTCTGGAACGTGGTCTTCTCCGGTGTGGCCGGGGCGCCCGCGAACACGTTCCCGACGCCGCCCTACACCGTCGTGCCGAAGACCCCGGTCAGCCGCGAGAAGCCCTACCTCTACACGGACTCGTCGGGCGCCTACCGGGTGTTCGTCCCGTCCCTGCGTACCAACAGCTCCGGCGTCACCTGGGCGGCCGGCAACACCGCCGGCACGTCGCTGCCCCTGACCCAGTTCTACGTCGCGCACCCGGGCGACTCGGCGGCCACCATCAACAGCGCGCTCGCGCAGGGCCTGAACCTGCTCTTCACCCCGGGGGTCTACCACGTCGGCCAGACCATCAACGTGACCCGGCCGGACACCGTCGTGCTCGGCCTGGGCTTCGCCACCCTCATCGCCGACAACGGGGTCACCGCGATGAACGTGGCCGACGTCAACGGGGTCAAGGTGGCCGGGCTGCTCTTCGACGCCGGCACCACCCGGTCGCCGTCGCTGCTCCAGGTCGGCCAGAGCGGCGCGAACGCGAACCACGCCGCCAATCCGATCTCGCTCCAGGACGTGTTACTGCGCGTCGGCGGCGCCGGCCCGGCCGCCGTCACCAACGCCCTGGTCGTAAACAGCAACAACACGATCATCGACCACATCTGGGCCTGGCGTGCCGACCACGGCGCCGGGGCCGGGTGGACCACGAACCCGTCCGACACCGGCCTGGTCGTCAACGGCGCCGACGTCACCGCGCTCGGCCTGTTCGTCGAGCACTTCCAGAAGTACAACGTGATCTGGAACGGCAACGGCGGCCGGACCATCTTCTTCCAGAACGAACTGCCCTACGACCCTCCGAGCGCGGCAGCCTGGTCGCACGACGGCATCACCGGCTACGCCGCCTACAAGGTGGCCAACTCGGTGACCAGCCACGAGGCCTGGGGGCTCGGTAGCTACTGCGTGTTCACCGCCGACCCGTCCATCGCCGCTTATCACTCCTTCGAGGTTCCGGTCAACCCCAACGTCAGGTTCCACGACGTGCTGACGGTGTCCCTGGGCAAGGGTTCGATCACCCACGCCATCAACGACACCGGTGGGGCGGCCCTGCCGTCCTCCGTGACCCCGCACAACGTGATCAGCTACCCGTGA
- a CDS encoding DUF1996 domain-containing protein, which translates to MVIAAVGGNGTAFAADDPPFAQYQEAHANCDVNHRLSDDPIVFPGLPGASHNHTFIGNPTTNANSTPQSLVGGATSCQDTLDASGYWFPTLLQNGTPVPNSIVTVYYKSGVKDYRTVKPFPAGFKLLVGDVKTPDAAHFAGSWSCTGYKGNDWPASCPSGSSLVVRLKAPSCWDGVHLDVPDHKSHMAWPVSGVCPTDHPVPLPMLEIKLPYKLAGTSTAGLAYSSGASYSFHYDFMNGWNAARQAYVVAYCINGGRQCNGYGEDPKKP; encoded by the coding sequence GTGGTAATAGCTGCGGTCGGTGGAAACGGCACGGCGTTCGCGGCGGACGACCCGCCCTTCGCGCAGTACCAGGAGGCGCACGCCAACTGCGACGTCAACCACCGGCTCAGCGACGACCCGATCGTCTTCCCCGGTCTGCCGGGTGCGTCGCACAACCACACATTCATCGGCAACCCCACCACCAACGCCAACTCCACCCCGCAGTCCCTGGTCGGTGGTGCCACGTCCTGTCAGGACACCCTCGACGCGTCCGGTTACTGGTTTCCCACTCTGTTGCAGAACGGCACGCCGGTGCCGAACAGCATCGTCACCGTGTACTACAAGTCCGGGGTGAAGGACTACCGCACGGTCAAGCCGTTCCCGGCCGGGTTCAAGCTGCTGGTGGGGGACGTGAAGACGCCGGACGCGGCGCACTTCGCGGGCAGCTGGTCGTGCACCGGCTACAAGGGCAACGACTGGCCGGCCTCCTGCCCATCCGGGTCGTCCCTGGTCGTGCGCCTCAAGGCACCGAGTTGCTGGGACGGCGTGCACCTGGACGTGCCCGACCACAAGTCGCACATGGCGTGGCCGGTGAGCGGGGTCTGTCCGACCGACCACCCCGTCCCGCTGCCGATGCTGGAGATCAAGCTCCCGTACAAGCTGGCGGGCACCAGCACCGCCGGCCTGGCATATTCCTCGGGGGCCAGTTACTCATTCCACTACGACTTCATGAACGGGTGGAATGCGGCCCGCCAGGCCTATGTCGTGGCCTACTGCATCAATGGGGGTCGGCAGTGCAACGGTTACGGTGAGGATCCCAAGAAGCCGTAG
- a CDS encoding discoidin domain-containing protein: MNRTLPPSRIPLSRTPLSRAGRGTRLAALGSSLLLLLGAYLAILAPPADAADALLSQGRPVTASSTESAAFPASAAVDGNAGTRWSSAFSDPQWLRVDLGASATVSRVVLRWEAAYARAFTIETSPTGTDTWTTIHTTTAGTGGVQDLAVTGTGRFVRINTTQRATQYGASLWEFEVYGSTGPPPTTAPPTTAPPTTPPPGGATLLSYAKPAVASTSQNDGACFGCTPDKAFDHDPASRWATSPTNGWADPGWIYVDLGATATVTQVVLQWDPAYARSYQIQVSPNASTWTTVYSTTTGKGFKETIDVTGTGRYVRMYGTARSSQYGYSLWEFKVYGTGGNPTPPPTMPSDPTFPATRLVFADEFNGAAGGKPDPTKWTIDTGTGQNNELQYYTNNNNASLDGAGSLVIEARRETVNGRSYTSHRMNTGNKFTVQYGRIEARIRVPKGNGLWPAFWMMGADFLTGRPWPYNGEVDIMEVLGRNTLEAYSTLHAPAYNGGNGYGQKYPSPGGVDLSAGFHVWSAEWDSRGITFKIDGQTVFVASKATVESTRGPWVFDHPFYLILNLAVGGDFPGPVDGTTPFPARMLVDYVRVYQ; encoded by the coding sequence ATGAATCGGACTCTCCCCCCGTCCCGCATCCCGTTGTCCCGTACCCCGTTGTCCCGAGCCGGGCGCGGCACCCGCCTCGCGGCCCTCGGCAGCTCGCTGCTCCTGCTGCTCGGCGCGTACCTGGCGATCCTGGCGCCGCCCGCAGACGCCGCCGACGCGCTGCTGTCCCAGGGGCGGCCGGTCACCGCCTCGTCGACCGAGTCCGCGGCGTTCCCCGCCTCGGCGGCCGTTGACGGCAACGCCGGCACCCGCTGGTCCAGCGCGTTCAGCGACCCGCAGTGGCTACGGGTCGACCTGGGTGCCTCCGCCACCGTCAGCCGGGTGGTGCTGCGCTGGGAGGCCGCCTACGCCCGCGCGTTCACCATCGAGACATCGCCCACCGGCACCGACACCTGGACGACGATCCACACCACCACGGCCGGCACGGGCGGCGTTCAGGACCTCGCGGTCACCGGCACCGGCCGCTTCGTCCGGATCAACACCACCCAGCGCGCCACCCAGTACGGCGCGTCGCTGTGGGAGTTCGAGGTCTACGGCAGCACCGGCCCGCCGCCCACGACCGCGCCGCCCACGACCGCGCCGCCCACGACTCCGCCGCCCGGCGGCGCGACGCTGCTGTCGTACGCCAAGCCGGCGGTCGCGTCGACAAGCCAGAACGACGGCGCGTGCTTCGGCTGCACGCCGGACAAGGCGTTCGACCACGACCCGGCGAGCCGCTGGGCGACGAGTCCCACCAACGGCTGGGCCGACCCGGGTTGGATCTACGTCGACCTCGGCGCCACCGCCACCGTGACCCAGGTCGTGCTGCAGTGGGATCCCGCGTACGCCAGGTCGTACCAGATCCAGGTCTCGCCGAACGCGTCCACCTGGACCACCGTCTACTCGACCACCACCGGGAAGGGCTTCAAGGAGACCATCGACGTGACAGGCACCGGTCGGTACGTGCGGATGTACGGCACCGCCCGCAGCAGCCAGTACGGGTACTCGCTGTGGGAGTTCAAGGTGTACGGCACCGGCGGCAACCCCACCCCGCCGCCGACGATGCCTTCCGACCCGACGTTCCCGGCTACCCGGCTCGTGTTCGCCGACGAGTTCAACGGCGCCGCCGGCGGCAAGCCCGACCCGACCAAGTGGACTATCGATACGGGCACCGGCCAGAACAACGAACTCCAGTACTACACGAACAACAACAACGCCAGCCTGGACGGCGCCGGCTCACTCGTCATCGAGGCCCGCCGGGAGACCGTCAACGGCCGCTCGTACACCTCGCACCGGATGAACACCGGCAACAAGTTCACCGTGCAGTACGGCCGGATCGAAGCACGCATCCGGGTGCCGAAGGGTAACGGGCTCTGGCCGGCGTTCTGGATGATGGGCGCCGACTTCCTCACCGGGCGGCCGTGGCCGTACAACGGGGAGGTCGACATCATGGAGGTCCTCGGCCGCAACACGCTGGAGGCCTACTCGACCCTGCACGCGCCGGCCTACAACGGCGGCAACGGGTACGGCCAGAAGTACCCGTCACCGGGCGGGGTGGACCTCTCCGCCGGCTTCCACGTCTGGTCCGCCGAGTGGGACAGTCGCGGCATCACCTTCAAGATCGACGGGCAGACCGTCTTCGTCGCCAGCAAGGCCACTGTCGAGTCGACCCGTGGGCCCTGGGTCTTCGACCACCCGTTCTACCTCATCCTCAACCTGGCCGTCGGCGGCGACTTCCCGGGCCCGGTGGACGGCACCACGCCGTTCCCGGCGCGGATGCTCGTCGACTACGTCCGCGTCTACCAGTAG
- a CDS encoding DUF1996 domain-containing protein, with product MALPTTPTSVSCPAGSSHPVPVPKLRQVIRYPANGDAARFRLASGAGYTMHGDFFNAWPVAEMERRVRDRIRPIIKCGVSGTP from the coding sequence ATGGCCCTGCCAACAACTCCGACATCGGTCAGCTGTCCGGCCGGCAGCAGCCACCCGGTGCCCGTGCCGAAGCTGCGCCAGGTGATCCGGTACCCGGCGAACGGTGACGCCGCCCGCTTCCGGCTCGCCTCCGGTGCCGGCTACACGATGCACGGCGACTTCTTCAACGCCTGGCCGGTGGCGGAGATGGAGCGCCGGGTACGGGACCGCATCCGCCCGATCATCAAGTGCGGCGTCAGCGGGACGCCGTGA
- a CDS encoding DUF305 domain-containing protein, giving the protein MTVVPPRRPGTGPARLSALLAGLLLALVPAAGCATGPATERAGPAPVVSTPATATLGGTDAAWIQLMIPMNEQVLKALDLVPGQTTDERIRELAGRIAASRRAELDDLGRLRGSAGLPAVNQHEGHDLPGMVIPADLVVLRSLRDAAFDRSVREILREHVEQGARLADAEQTNGADPETRRLADRMRQTRVTELGWLRRTTATP; this is encoded by the coding sequence GTGACGGTCGTACCTCCTCGCCGGCCCGGCACCGGGCCGGCGAGGCTGTCCGCTCTGCTTGCCGGGCTGCTGCTCGCCCTAGTGCCGGCGGCCGGCTGCGCCACCGGGCCGGCCACGGAAAGGGCCGGGCCGGCCCCCGTCGTGTCGACCCCGGCCACGGCGACGCTCGGCGGCACCGACGCGGCCTGGATCCAGTTGATGATCCCGATGAACGAACAGGTGCTCAAGGCGCTCGACCTCGTACCCGGGCAGACCACCGACGAGCGGATCCGCGAATTGGCCGGGCGGATCGCGGCAAGCCGGCGCGCGGAACTGGACGATCTGGGGCGGCTGCGGGGCAGCGCGGGGCTCCCGGCGGTCAACCAGCACGAGGGGCACGACCTGCCCGGCATGGTGATCCCGGCCGACCTCGTCGTGCTGCGCTCACTGCGCGACGCGGCGTTCGACCGCTCCGTGCGGGAAATTCTGCGTGAGCACGTGGAGCAGGGCGCGCGGCTCGCGGACGCCGAACAGACCAACGGGGCCGATCCGGAGACCCGGCGACTCGCGGACCGGATGCGGCAGACCCGGGTCACCGAACTCGGCTGGCTCAGGCGGACGACGGCCACGCCGTGA
- a CDS encoding MarR family winged helix-turn-helix transcriptional regulator, which translates to MKAESDLAEVFERVVRLQVDLFTAVDTRLRRELGILLIALLPLRVIATRPDCRVQDIAEGVGISVGGASKSVDRLEHGGWVRRAENPADRRSSVLHLTAEGERMVSAGTAIIEAEMRSRLLPPLGPAGVARFATDINQLLGLPQATD; encoded by the coding sequence TTGAAAGCTGAGTCGGATCTGGCCGAGGTCTTCGAGCGGGTCGTGCGACTGCAGGTCGATCTGTTCACCGCGGTCGACACCCGGCTCCGCCGCGAGCTCGGCATCCTGCTCATCGCGCTCCTCCCGCTACGGGTCATCGCAACCCGGCCGGACTGCCGGGTCCAGGACATTGCCGAGGGCGTCGGCATCAGCGTCGGCGGGGCCAGCAAATCAGTGGACCGCCTCGAACACGGCGGCTGGGTGCGCCGGGCCGAAAACCCGGCCGACCGACGCTCGTCGGTGCTGCACCTCACCGCCGAGGGCGAACGCATGGTCTCGGCCGGAACCGCCATCATCGAGGCGGAGATGCGTTCCCGGCTCCTTCCACCGCTCGGCCCCGCGGGCGTCGCACGGTTCGCCACCGACATCAACCAACTACTCGGCCTGCCACAGGCCACCGACTGA
- a CDS encoding tyrosine-type recombinase/integrase encodes MRVAVSAFLGRYRGQTRVHTESDLRVFLRWCSDHELDPLSAARVDVERYVRWLQDVRRYQPSTVSRRLSVVVGFYRVCVIDAILEHSPADYVRRPTVPAESPTLGLGHLQFEALVTAARLSANPNDFALVALLGLLGLRIFEACGSNIADLGEEHGHRVLGVRGKGAKVVLVPLPPAVARAIDRAVDERRFRPCLDPRLGASCS; translated from the coding sequence GTGCGCGTCGCGGTGTCCGCCTTCTTAGGCCGCTACCGTGGGCAGACCCGCGTGCATACCGAGTCCGACCTGCGGGTCTTCCTCCGGTGGTGCAGCGACCACGAACTTGACCCGCTCTCCGCAGCTCGGGTGGATGTCGAGCGGTACGTGCGCTGGCTGCAAGACGTTCGCCGGTACCAGCCTTCGACGGTGTCCCGTCGGCTGTCGGTCGTGGTCGGGTTCTATCGGGTCTGTGTTATCGACGCGATCCTGGAGCACTCGCCAGCCGATTACGTCCGCCGGCCCACAGTGCCGGCCGAGTCACCGACACTCGGACTGGGCCACCTGCAGTTCGAGGCCCTTGTCACCGCCGCCCGACTGTCGGCCAACCCGAACGACTTCGCCCTGGTCGCCCTCTTGGGCCTGCTCGGCTTACGAATCTTCGAAGCCTGCGGGTCGAACATCGCCGACCTGGGGGAGGAACACGGCCACCGGGTCCTAGGGGTGCGCGGCAAGGGCGCCAAGGTCGTGCTCGTCCCGCTGCCACCCGCAGTCGCCCGAGCCATCGACCGGGCCGTCGATGAGCGCCGCTTCCGCCCGTGCCTAGATCCGCGGCTCGGGGCAAGCTGCTCGTAG